The Sulfurimonas sp. HSL-1716 sequence ACGGTGTTGTCGTGGAGGGAAGCAGTAATGTCGACGAATCCATGATAACAGGAGAACCTGTATGGATCCAAAAATCGCCAGGTGAGAGATTGATAGGTGCCACGCTGAATAAAAACGGAACTTTGGTGATGCAGGCGCAAAAGATCGGAAGCGATACGATGCTGTCTCAGATCGTACAAATGGTAGCTGTCGCACAGCGTTCGCGTGCTCCGATACAGCAGCTTGCCGATACGGTCTCAAGCTATTTTGTTCCTGCTGTCGTCATATCGGCGGTTTTGGCATTTATCGGATGGTGGATATGGGGGCCTGAACCGCGCCTTGCTTACGGGATCGTTGCCGCAGTTTCGGTACTTATCATCGCCTGTCCGTGCGCTTTGGGTCTTGCGACTCCGATCTCCATAATGGTAGGCACGGGACGAGCGGCACTTTTGGGGATATTGATAAAAGATGCGCAGACGCTCGAAACTATGGAAAAAGCGACCGCTCTGGTCGTTGACAAGACAGGAACCCTGACGCAGGGAAAACCTAAAGTAACGCAGATGATAACAGCAGAAGGGTTTGATGCACAAGAGGTCTTAAGATACGGTGCAAGTTTAGAAAAAGCAAGCGAGCACCCTTTAGCCGAAGCCGTGATCGAATATGCAAAAGAACAAGATGTCTCTCTTGCGGAAGTGGTGGGATTTGATTCTCTGACGGGTAAAGGGATAAGAGGCGAAATCGAGAATAAAAAGATCGTACTTGGAAGCGATAGTTATCTCGAAAGTCTGGACATCTCTACAAAAGAGCTTCGCGAGAGGGCCGATGATCTGCGTAAAGATGCAAAAAGCGTCATATTTATGGCGATAGATTCCAAGCTCAGCGGTATGTTCTGTATAGAAGATCCCGTCAAAGAGACATCTGCAAAAGCCGTTAAAATGCTCAAAGCAGAAGGGATACGTATCGTTATGTTAAGCGGTGATAACGAGCGTACGGCAAATGCCGTGGCACGCAGACTTGAAATCGATGAAGTCCATGCCAATATTATGCCAGAAGGTAAAGCGGCGGTGATCAAACAGCTGCAAAGCAAAGGCGAGATTGTAGCTATGGCGGGTGACGGTATCAACGATGCACCCGCTCTAGCACAGGCAGATGTGGGCATAGCTATGGGAACTGGAACCGACGTTGCCATACAAAGTGCAGGGATCACACTGATAAAAGGAGACCTGCTGGGGATCGTCAAAGTGAGAAAGCTCAGCCGTGCGACGATGAAAAACATAAGAGAAAACCTCTTTTTTGCGTTTGTTTATAACAGCGCGGGCATCCCTATTGCCGCGGGTATACTTTATCCGTATTTTGGAGTGCTTTTATCACCCGTCATTGCGGCGACGGCGATGAGCTTTAGCTCCGTATCGGTTATCGTCAACGCGCTTCGCCTGAAAAAAATCAAGATCTGAGGAGTTTTTTTGAATATTGCCGTATCAGGCTGTCTGCTTGGAGAAAAGGTCCGTTATGATGGAGGTGACAAGCGTGATAGTTTCATTGTTGATGCGCTTGGAAAATATGCCGAGCTCACGCCTTTTTGTCCCGAAGCAGTTGTTTTTGGCACGCCGAGACCTTCAGTCAGGCTGGTAAGTTTCGATGATAAGCTGAAAGTGCTTAGAAATCATGACCTTACAGATGTAACAAAAGAGCTTGAAAAAGGCGTTGAAGCAGAGATGAAACTCCTTAAACCTTTAGACCTTTCAGGCATCATTTTTAAATCAAGGTCGCCGAGCTGCGGGTTGGGTACTACAGCGACTTATGAAAAAAACGGTTTGCAAAGCAGGAAAAGTTACGGGCTTTTCGCAAAAGCATGCAGAGATGAATATCCGTTATTGCCGATGGAAGAGGAGGGGCGTCTGTGTGATCCGAAAATGAGAGAAAATTTTCTGATACACCTTTTTAGCTACGATGCCTTTGAAAAATTTAAAAGATCATCCTCGCAGATGAAGGAACTTGCAGAATTTCATACAAAGTATAAGTTTCTTCTTCAGGCAAAGGACGAGAAGCTTTACAGAGAGCTGGGCAATGTCGTGGCAGATCATGACGGCTTGAAATTTGAAGAACTGTTTAAAAACTATGAGCTGCTTTTTAAGACGGCTCTCTCAAAAAAAAGCTCCGTAAAATGTAATCAAAATGTATTGGAGCATATGGCAGGATTTTTTAAAAACGAGCTTGCTTCAGATGAAAAAGCGGTACTGCATACACAGATAAAAGATTATGCAAACAAGATGATCCCTCTTGGTACGCCGCTGGCTACGATTCGTCTTTATGCCCAAAAATACAAGATCGGATATCTTTTGGATCAGGTGTTTTTAAACCCTTACCCAAAGGAGCTTGAGTCTTTATTTGCGCCTTTATCGTAATGTACGGCGGTATAGATTTTTAAAAAGAAAAGTACATAGGCGGGTTAAATTATATTTATAGAATTTTGATATACAATGAATGAGAATGAAACCTTAAAAAATAAAAAGGTATGAAGATGAAGATAGCGATAACGGGAGCAAGCGGATTTGTCGGAACTGCTATACAGCAGCAATACAAAGATGTGGTCTATGTCCACAGAAATGATTCAAAAGAGCTGATCCTTGAAAAGCTTGAGGGGGTAGATGTCGTTATAAACCTTGCTGGTGCGCCTATCATAAAAAGATGGAACAAGGAGTATAAAAAGATTCTCATTAGCAGCAGAGTTGACACGACAAAGACCTTAGTTGCAGCCATAAACGAAAGCGAGGTCAAGCATCTTATATCTACTTCGGCAGTCGGTATCTATCCGGATAATGTCCCTTGTGATGAAACGACAAAAGAGATAGCAGATGATTTTTTAGGTTCTCTTGCAAGCAGGTGGGAGAATGTCGCACTTTCATGCAGCAAGCCTACGGCGATCCTAAGGTTTGGCATCGTTTTGGGAAAAGAGGGAGGAGCCCTAAAACAGATGCTGACCCCTTTTAGGCTGGGTGTCGGCGGGATCATAGGTGACGGAAAAGCCATGATGAGCTGGATCAGCATCGTCGATTTGGTACACATATATAAATTTGTCATCGAAAATAATCTGACGGGCATATATAATGCCACTACACCAAATCCCGTTACAAACAGGGTGTTTACGAAAGCTCTCGGAAAAGCACTTCACCGACCGACGATTTTTCCTCTTCCTGAGTTTGTTCTAAAGATCATATACGGCGAAGCCGCCGGTGTAGTAACGGGTTCTAAAGAGGTATACCCAAAAGCTTTGCAGGATGCAGGTTATCAATTTATTCATCCCGATATAGACAGAGCGTTGAAGGAACTTCTGCAATAACGGGTATGTTACGAAACCTTAGGCGCAGGGGTAAGAAATATCTCGAATTCTGCCCCGTCTTTTATATTTTTTGCCGTTATCGTTCCGAGCATGTTTCTTTCGATTATAAGTTTTGACATATACAGACCAAGCCCTGTACCCTGCTGTTCTTGTTTACTGGAGATGTAGATATCAAAGATCGTATCGAGCATGCTCTCCTTTATCCCTCCTCCCGTATCTTTTACATGTATGATCAGATCCGATTCGGTTCTTTCGATGATGATCGAGATCTCTTTTTTTGCAGAAGGCGATTTTTTTACGTTTTCCTGTATCGCTTCACGGGCGTTGTTTATAAGATTGATGATGACCTGTTTGAACTCGCTTTCATATCCTTTGACTTCACACAGACAGGCCGTGTTTTTATCTATATATCCGCATATCGCTTTTATCGTTATATCTATCCCATGCGCTTCGAGCTGTTTGCCGACGATGTTTAAAGAATCTTTGATCGCGTTTTCTATATTGAAAATCGTTTTTTCCTTGTCGGGTTTGAAGAAATTACGAAAATCATTTATGGTCTTTGACATATAGTCCAAATATTTCAGCAGCTGCGCGTTTAATGTTCTTAGTTCCTCTTTTTCGAGGATGTCGTTTTCATATTTGAACTCTATCTCCTGAGCCAAGACACCTACGGCATTTAAGGGCTGGCGCCATTGATGCGCTATGGCGCCTATCATCTCTCCCATTGCCGCCATTTTGGATTGCTGAAAGAGAACTTTTTGCTGATCCTTGTTCTCGGTATAAAGTTTTTTGGCGACGTAAGGCGTGACCAGCATTCCCGTGAGTATCATAAGAATGTTCAAAATGAAAGTTTCTATCATATTGTTGTACATCTGATATTCGCGGGTTTTTATATATTTGATGATGTTTTGGGCGAGATATTCATGGACATCTTTTAAAGCGTTGACCTTTTTAGAGATAAGATTGAACCAATAGGTGTCATTTACATCGAAATGGTCCGAATCTTTACTGTTAAGCAGAAGTTTTTCCATTCGTTCTATTTCGTCAAAAGATTGTGCGTTCATTATTTTGTAATAATACGTGATCGATTCATCACTACTGTTTGAGAGAAAAAGTTTTAAAAATATTTTATGTTCGGCTACTACCATCGTCATTTTTTCGCGCATTCCCGGAAAGAATTTTTTGTTTGCAAAAGTACTGACGCCGATAGCGCGTTCGATCCCCATTCTCTCTTCGGCATATAGGATATTTTCATAAGAGAGCAGTTCTCGGGTGAGCCATCCGTCTTTTGAACGTTTGGAAAAAAGAGAGATATCGTTGAGGTACAGCGAGATTATCTTTGTATAAAAGTCTATCTCGGACTCGACGGAGATATCAAGATCTTTCACCTTTTTACGTATAGCCGTAATAGTGTCAAAGATAGAGTTTATCTCGTCTATGTTTTTAGTGAACGCACAGTAATCCGGGCATTTCAATAATGTCTTTAAAGCGGCAAAGCGGATATCTACGCGTTTGTATTGTTTTGGAAGTTCGTCTGAAAATTTCACTCCGTTAGAACCGATATAATCGGCGGACATTCCTCTTTCTATCTGGATCTCATGGATCAGATTTCCGATTTGTGTCGAGACTATGATCGATTTTTTAACGTCGCTGAGCGCTTTATAGTTTAGATAACTGTTCGCAAGCTTTTCGCTCGTGAGATACAAGATGATGATCATGGGCGGAACGATGATTACCAGCAGTTTGATGATAAAATGAGACGATATCCGCTTTATCAAATTCATCTACAGCTCGTCAAATGCTTTTGGCTCTGAAAAATAGTAACCCTGGTACATCTCTATCTTAAGTTCTTGCAGTTTTTCGAACGTTTCTTTGTCTTCTACGAATTCGGCGACGATCTTTATTCCAAGATTACGGGCAAAACCGACGATGGTCTCTAATGCCAGATATCCGCGGTAGTCATGGACCCTTTTTATAAGAGCGCCGTCTATCTTTAAGATATCGATAGGCATATCGAAGAAATAGATAAAGTTAGAGTATCCGCTTCCAAAATCGTCTATCGCTATTTTTGCGCCGAAACTTTTCATGTTCTTACAGAATTTTATGGTTTCGGATATGTTTATAAAACCTTCGTTCTCCAACAGCTCGATCGTCAAAGGCGGTCCCTGATGCTGTTTTATCATCTGTTCGAGCATCAAGACTATCTCAGGGTTGACTATGTCGACAAAAGAGAGGTTGATGCTAAAAGGGATCTTTGATGTTTTAAAATCCGAAAAAGCGTTGTTTATAACCTGTTTTGTTAACAGAGTATAGTTCTTAGACTCGCGCGCGATATCTAAGAAATGGTAAGGCGTCAGAATCTTTCCTGTATCCGGATCTTCCATTCTTACCAGTGCTTCGTATTTGACCAATTTACCTTCGGCATCCACGATGGGTTGGTAGTAGTTCAGGATCTTGCCCTCTTTGAGCGCTCTTTTGATCTTGATCTGCATCTGCAGGTTTTTTTCTGCCAAAGGTTTTATATCTTCAAAGTCGTTAAAACATTTAAAGTTGCTGTGCATGCTTTTTGCCATCTCCAAAGCAAGTGATGCTTCGGCGTACAGGTCATCGTTTGAGTCGCAGCATGCGCCGATAGTAAAATTGACGTCTATCTCTGTTTCGTTTAAGATCGTGAAGGTCTGTTCCTCAAGATATTTTATTATCTTTTGAGCCAGTTCCCTTGATGCACCAATGTCGACAGGGTCCATCTTTTCGCTTAAGATCACAAAATGGTCCATATCGGCTCTATAAAGCGTATGCGGTCTTGTATCGGGCCAGTAGCTTTTTAAGACTTTTGTTATCTGTTTTAGGATGCTGTCACCGCTTTTAAAACCGTAAAGATGGTTTATTTTTGAAAAGCCGTCGACATCGATGATCATCATATCATACTGATGTTCGGATTCTAAAAGATCGCTAAAAAGTTTTTGACGGTTCGGCAGGCCTGTAAGATCATCGGTATATAATCTCTGGATAAGCTCGTCTTTGTCTTTTAAAACCGAAGTGAGATCTTTAAAAAGGAATGTGATCTCTTTTATATTCTCACCATGAAAAACTGAAGCAAAAGCGGTAAGCAGGACGGAAAATCTTTTATCTTCGAAATTAAGTGTTATTTGAGAACTGAAAATCTGATAATCCAAAACCTTTTGCATAAGTTGTTTTGTATCTTCTTTTTGAAAAATATCGTCTATCGATTTTATGCTTTTGGGGTCTATATCAAGATCTTTTATAAATCTCGTAAACTCTTCGTTTATTCCTATAAGCTCTTTATCCGGTGACACATATATGATAAAGTTGGTATCTTCAATGACTTTTCTATAGCGTGAAAGCTGTTCCATTCTCTCTTTTAACTGTTTTTTATTTTCAATGTTCTGCGCAATTTTCGTAATGGCATCCATGAGCGTGTTCAAGCGTATAGGTTTGTTTATAAATTTATCGACGTTAAGATCGATGGCTTTGTTCAAATATTCTATCTCATTAAATGCAGAAGTAATGATGACCGGAACATCCAATCCGTCGTTACGCAGCTTTTCGATCAAGCTCAGTCCGTCAAGCTTGGGCATACGTATATCCGTAATGATAAGGTCAATGGGAAAATCTTTTATGCTTAAAAGGGCTTCTTCTCCGTTTTCTGCTACATGCACGTCTTTTACCATTAATGCAAGCGAACGGGTAACAGAATTTCGAATAGTTTCCTCATCTTCTACATATAAGACTGAGATATCCAACATTTTGCTCATAAAAACTCCAAGAAAAAATAATAACTGTTACATTATATCAGAATCAATTAATTTTGTAATAAAAATGAAAACAATTTTTTTTAACAGCTTTTCTTGATATAATTGTCATACAAATAAAAAAAGGCGTATGATGAAAAAAATTTTGTTCTACAGTGCCGCTGTTTTGCTGCTTGTAAGCGGGTGTACGAAAGAAACACAAAACAAGGTCAGCAGAAGTATTCAGAACTGGACGGGTACCAACGGAGTGCTGGATATCTACATGGGAGAGAAGCTTGTACAAAGATTTATCAATATAGACAAACTCTCGACAGCCGTCAGCACACAGGGCGATGTTTCCAGAGATTATCGTTACGGATACGGCTATCTGGACAAAAATTTCAATTATAAAGTGGACGAAGGCGAAAAGAAGCTCTATTTCGAAGTGAGTAATTATTCCACACCCTACGTATTTTATGAAAACCCGGAAAAATAATGAACGTTATAGAACTGTTTAAATTTTTAATACATTCAAAAAGCGAAACTCCCGATGACGGAGAAATATTAGAGTTTGTAAAAAACTATCTTGAAGGGTTTACTGCCATTAGAGTAGATAAAAACGAAGTCAAAAATCTTTTTATCTACAAAAAATTTAGTGAAGGCAGACATCTCTGTTTTGCGGGACATGTCGATGTCGTACCCGCGGGAAGCGGGTGGGACACGGATCCTTATACGGCCGTTGAAAAAGAGGGTTATATCTACGGACGAGGCGCTCAGGATATGAAAAGCGGTCTTGCGGCGTTCATTCAGGCGGTGAAAGAGACAGAAAAGTTCGATGGGACGCTCTCTTTGCTTTTAACCTCAGACGAGGAGGGACCAGCAAAATACGGAACGCTCGAAGTGCTTAAATACCTTGAAGAACACTCTTTGATGCCCGATAGCTGCGTAGTCGCCGAGCCTACCTGCGAGCAGATCTTCGGTGATGCCATCAAAGTGGGGCGCCGCGGCTCCATCAACGGGCTCATAAAAATAAAGGGAAAACAGGGACACGCGGCATACCCGGAGAAGTCTGTAAACCCTATCCATCAGATCGCAAAAGTGCTGGATAAGGTCGCGGGTATCGACCTTGATGAGGGAGATGAGTATTTTTCGCCAAGCAAATTCGTCGTAACGGATATAAGAGCAGGAATGCAGGTAACAAACGTCACGCCGAACTCTTTGGAGATGATGTTTAATGTCAGAAACTCCACAAAGACGACGACAAAAGAGATAGAGGATTTTGTCCATAAATATTTTAAAGAAACGGATTACACGCTTGAACTTGACCAGAGCGCATATCCGTTTGTAACGGACTCCGATACGAAGATAGTAAAAGATATCGATTCGGCGATAAAGCAGATAACTGGCATACAAACGAAATACTCCACTGCCGGCGGGACAAGCGATGCAAGGTTTATAGCTCCCTGCGGTGTGGATGTAATAGAATTCGGTGTCAAAAATGATACAATTCACTCCATAAACGAGAGAACGACCAAAGACGAGGTCGAGAACCTTTACAGAGTCTTTAAAAAATTAATAGAGATACATTGATTTTCTGCCTCGAATGAGGCAAGCTTTAGTGCCATAGCGGCCTAGCGTAGTAAAATGGGCTTTGCTCATTTTACATATCAAACAAATAATAAAAGGAAATTTATGCAATTCGTACAAACAAACAAGGCCCCTTCGGCGATCGGTCCGTATTCACAAGCCGTAGTGGCAAACGGTATGGTCTACACATCAGGACAGATAGCACTGACACCCGAGGGAGTAATGCTTGAAGATGATGTAATCATCCAAACAAAACAAGTTCTTAAAAATCTTACCGCCGTACTTCAAGAAGCGGGAAGCGATCTGAATCAAGTCATTAAAACGACTATCTTTTTGGCAAGTATGGATGACTTTGCTACGGTGAACGAAATATATGCTCAGGCGTTTGGCTCTCACAAACCGGCACGCTCTACCGTAGCGGTCAAAACACTTCCTAAAAATGCTTTAGTGGAGATAGACGCAATCGCCGTTGTAAAATAAAGATCGAGTAACGTTTTTATAACGTTACATGGTGATATTTCTATAATATCAGAGTAACTCTATGTTATACTAGACGTACAAAGAAGGAGTCTAGATGATAAAAAAATATGGAATCTACGCTTTAGTCTTAATATTATTCTTTCTCGCTTCCATCCTGATATACAAACAGTTAAATCCAGTAAAACTCTCTGATAACCTCGTAGCATCTTCAGGAAATGTCGACGGTGATCTCATCGCATTGAACACGAAATATCCTGGCCGCATAGACGAAATCTATGTCCAAGACGGACAGAGCATCAAAACGGGTGATAAAGTGGCAACACTGCAAAGTGACGAGTATGAAGCGCAGCTGCGTTCGCTTAACGACGGCATAAATTCTGCAAAAGAGGGACTTAAGGCACTTGAGCAGGAAAATTTGATCGCCAAAGAGAGTGTCCCTCTAGAGATCAAAAAGGCAAAAAAGGCCGTAGATATAGCCGTCGCTCAAAAAAAAGAGCTTGAAGATTCCCTATCGTCGCTGCACCAGCAGCTAAAACAGGATGAAGTCGATTTTGGACGCAACAAAACACTTTTTGAAAAAAATCTTATCAGCCAGCAGAAATTCGAATATTCAAAACTGCAGCTGGCCCATTCAAAAAACAGTTACAGCTCACAGCAGCAGCGGTTGTATCAAGCGCAAAAAAGTATAGATATCGCAAACTATACGTTAACGCTCGCGCTCGGACAAAATAAAAAACTGATCGCATTGGACGCAAACGTCGACGCGGCAAAAAATAATATCGCATCATTAAATGCCGACCGCGACAAACTAAAGATCATGATAAATGATCTCTCCATAAAATCGCCTATTGACGGTTTTGTAGTCGAAAAGGTTGCAAACAAAGGTGAGGTTTTGAATTCAGGAATGGTCGTGGCAACACTCATCGATCCCAAAAGTCTTTATCTGAAAATATTCATAGATACTCTGCAAAGCGGAAAAATAAAAGTGGGCGACAAAGCGGTCATATTTTTAGATGCTTATCCTGATAAACCCATACAAGCAGAGGTCGTCAGAGTTGCACAAAAAGCTGAGTTCACGCCAAAAGACGTCAGTGTAAGAAGCGACAGGATCCAGAGGGTATATGCCGTTCATCTAAGACCGTTGAAGGTAAATCCGCTCTTAAAGCTCGGTATCCCTGCTATCGGTATCGTTTCGCTAAACGGAGAGGACCTTCCGGGTTCGCTAAGTGAGATTCCCAAAATATGAGAACGATCAACAAAAATGTTGTGATGTTGGGGTGGACGAGTTTCTTTACGGATTTTGCTTCAGCCATGATAAATCCGATATTACCCATTTTTGTCGTTACAGTTTTGCATGAAGGGATGGACAAGCTCGGTATTATAGTAGCCGTTGCCACATTTATTTCTTACGGTCTGCGCGTAATCTCAGGTTATATTGCGGATCGCTACGGAGTGGTAAAACCGCTGGTAGTGGGCGGTTATCTGCTCTCGACTCTCAGCAAGCCTCTGCTTGGATTGACTCACGGATACAAATCGATAGCTCTTATAAAAAGTTTCGAGCGTTTGGGTAAAGGAGTGCGTTCCGCTCCAAAAGACCTGATGATCGCGCATTACAGCCAAAAGAACAGTTCTGGAAAGACATTCGGGTTTCACAAAACGCTTGATATTGCCGGCGAGCTGAGCGGTACCGTTTTTTTGTTCGGTATGCTTTACGTTTTCGGGCAGAGCGAAGCCGTGATACGAAATATATTTTACGCCACACTGCTTCCCGGTATTATCGGGCTTGTCATAGTCCTTTTTTTTGTAGCGGATATTCCAAAACCTGCTGCCGTATACGGCAGGCTTTCTTTTAAGCTGACGCAAAACGACAAGACGGTCATAAAATCTCTTTTGTTCTATTTTCTTTTTATGATGGCCGCTCTCAATGACGCTTTTTTTACCATGCAGGCAAAAAGCGTCGGGATTGCGACTTTGCTTGTTCCTCTTCTTTTTGTCGTATCGACCACTATGCAGACATTAACGAGTTATATCATCGGTGTCTGGACAGACAAGATTGGGGTGAAAAAAATAATGCTGTTCGCATATTTGAGTGGAGTTTTCTCTCAACTGCTTTTGTACCTTCAAACACCTTTGTTTACATGGATATCCTACGGGTTTTTAGGGCTTTTTACGGTAGCTTCTCTAAATGCAAACCGTGCTTACATAGCAAAAAGTGCGGATAACAGAGGTCTGATATACGGTATTTTTTATGCGGGAATCGCTCTTTTTGGAGCCGTGGGTGCGTATCTTTTTGGTTTTGTCTGGGAACATTACGGGATGCAGCAGGCATTGGAGCTCTCGCTGATATCGACTGTGTCTATAACTTTTTTGTTTTTACTGAGATGGAAATATCTTCATGGCTGATCTTAACGTAAAAAATGTGACGCTCAGATATAAAAAGGTGACAGCCGTAAGCGACGCTTCGTTTGAGGCTGAGAGAGGCGAGATCATCGGTTTTATCGGAGCTGACGGTGCCGGGAAAAGCTCTTTGATGCATGCCATCGCAGGTGTAAGTAATTTTGAAGGTGAGATCAGTTATCTGGGACAAATATATCACTCCGCAAAAGAAGCCGAATCCATCAAAGAGTACACGGGGTTCATGCCTCAGGGAATAGGTCTGGTCCTTTACGATACTTTGACGGTGGACGAGCATCTTCGTTTCTTTGCGGATCTGCGGGGATTGAAAAACGATGCAGCTTTTCAAGATTATAAAAAGAAGCTTCTGCATATGTCCGGACTCAGTGACTTTACCGACAGGAGGGCAGAGCAGTTAAGCGGTGGTATGATGCAAAAACTTTCGCTTATCTGCGCTCTTTTGCACCGCCCGAAACTTTTGATCCTCGATGAACCGACGACAGGCGTCGACCCGCTCAGCCGCCTTGAACTCTGGGAGATACTTGACAGTATCAGAAAAGAGGAAGGTACCATCATCATCGTAAGTACGGCCTATATGCAAGAAGCCTTGAAGATGGACAGAGTGCATCTTTTTCACAATTCAAAGATCATAGCCGGCGGAACGTCCGCAGAATTGATAGACTCCATACGTCCCTACACATATGTCTCCGCATCCTCTTGTGAAAATGAGGACTGTCTCTCATTTGCGAACAAGACTTACTCTTTGGAAAAACTTTCCGCTCCGTTTACCGAGCCTACTTTAGAAGGACTTTTCTTTGTCAATGCGCTTCAAGAGAAGAGAAAGATAGCAGATATTGCCATCAAGAAAAAAGAGAGCAGCGAAGATATCCCTTTGGTAGTGATGCAAGCCCATGGCATAACAAAGCGGTTCGGCTCGTTCGTGGCGAACAAAAATATAGATATGCAGCTCAAACGCGGAGAGATACTCGGACTTTTGGGAGCCAACGGAGCAGGGAAAACAACATTTATAAAGATGCTTCTGGGGCTTTATCCGATAGACGAGGGGGAGCTCACCCTTCTTACAAAAACGATAAAAAGCGGAAAAGACAGAAGAGAGCTTAAATCCAAGATCGGCTACGTCAGCCAGCACTTCGCCTTGTATAAAGATATGACCGTGAGAGAGAACCTTCTTTATTTTGCCAGGATGCACAGGATCGACGCCTTAAAAGCCGTAGAACGGATAAAGAT is a genomic window containing:
- the dapE gene encoding succinyl-diaminopimelate desuccinylase, which gives rise to MNVIELFKFLIHSKSETPDDGEILEFVKNYLEGFTAIRVDKNEVKNLFIYKKFSEGRHLCFAGHVDVVPAGSGWDTDPYTAVEKEGYIYGRGAQDMKSGLAAFIQAVKETEKFDGTLSLLLTSDEEGPAKYGTLEVLKYLEEHSLMPDSCVVAEPTCEQIFGDAIKVGRRGSINGLIKIKGKQGHAAYPEKSVNPIHQIAKVLDKVAGIDLDEGDEYFSPSKFVVTDIRAGMQVTNVTPNSLEMMFNVRNSTKTTTKEIEDFVHKYFKETDYTLELDQSAYPFVTDSDTKIVKDIDSAIKQITGIQTKYSTAGGTSDARFIAPCGVDVIEFGVKNDTIHSINERTTKDEVENLYRVFKKLIEIH
- a CDS encoding RidA family protein; the protein is MQFVQTNKAPSAIGPYSQAVVANGMVYTSGQIALTPEGVMLEDDVIIQTKQVLKNLTAVLQEAGSDLNQVIKTTIFLASMDDFATVNEIYAQAFGSHKPARSTVAVKTLPKNALVEIDAIAVVK
- a CDS encoding MFS transporter, coding for MRTINKNVVMLGWTSFFTDFASAMINPILPIFVVTVLHEGMDKLGIIVAVATFISYGLRVISGYIADRYGVVKPLVVGGYLLSTLSKPLLGLTHGYKSIALIKSFERLGKGVRSAPKDLMIAHYSQKNSSGKTFGFHKTLDIAGELSGTVFLFGMLYVFGQSEAVIRNIFYATLLPGIIGLVIVLFFVADIPKPAAVYGRLSFKLTQNDKTVIKSLLFYFLFMMAALNDAFFTMQAKSVGIATLLVPLLFVVSTTMQTLTSYIIGVWTDKIGVKKIMLFAYLSGVFSQLLLYLQTPLFTWISYGFLGLFTVASLNANRAYIAKSADNRGLIYGIFYAGIALFGAVGAYLFGFVWEHYGMQQALELSLISTVSITFLFLLRWKYLHG
- a CDS encoding HlyD family efflux transporter periplasmic adaptor subunit is translated as MIKKYGIYALVLILFFLASILIYKQLNPVKLSDNLVASSGNVDGDLIALNTKYPGRIDEIYVQDGQSIKTGDKVATLQSDEYEAQLRSLNDGINSAKEGLKALEQENLIAKESVPLEIKKAKKAVDIAVAQKKELEDSLSSLHQQLKQDEVDFGRNKTLFEKNLISQQKFEYSKLQLAHSKNSYSSQQQRLYQAQKSIDIANYTLTLALGQNKKLIALDANVDAAKNNIASLNADRDKLKIMINDLSIKSPIDGFVVEKVANKGEVLNSGMVVATLIDPKSLYLKIFIDTLQSGKIKVGDKAVIFLDAYPDKPIQAEVVRVAQKAEFTPKDVSVRSDRIQRVYAVHLRPLKVNPLLKLGIPAIGIVSLNGEDLPGSLSEIPKI
- a CDS encoding ATP-binding cassette domain-containing protein; amino-acid sequence: MADLNVKNVTLRYKKVTAVSDASFEAERGEIIGFIGADGAGKSSLMHAIAGVSNFEGEISYLGQIYHSAKEAESIKEYTGFMPQGIGLVLYDTLTVDEHLRFFADLRGLKNDAAFQDYKKKLLHMSGLSDFTDRRAEQLSGGMMQKLSLICALLHRPKLLILDEPTTGVDPLSRLELWEILDSIRKEEGTIIIVSTAYMQEALKMDRVHLFHNSKIIAGGTSAELIDSIRPYTYVSASSCENEDCLSFANKTYSLEKLSAPFTEPTLEGLFFVNALQEKRKIADIAIKKKESSEDIPLVVMQAHGITKRFGSFVANKNIDMQLKRGEILGLLGANGAGKTTFIKMLLGLYPIDEGELTLLTKTIKSGKDRRELKSKIGYVSQHFALYKDMTVRENLLYFARMHRIDALKAVERIKIYASELGFEHHLDSFPNELPLGVNQRFSIAAALLHEPLVLFLDEPTSGVDTLARAQFWQILQKLKEVWGISILITTHYMSEAEYCDRVVLLKNGEKIADDSVENLYKKYPDAKSFEDIFLDFYKVSR